GCTCAGGTGAACTTTTACTGGGATCTCAAAGCGCTGCagtttaactaaaaaaaaaaaaaccacacaaaacaTGACAGAACATCAACATGAATAATAGCATAAGTGGAAAGGAAGAAACAGCAGaagaaactctacagactgtttcaggaatacaggggtgatagcgttccggcgcgccgcgccggatttccggcgcgccgtggctgggggaaaaaaaaaaaaaaatctagttcgcccattgtcctgtgtcattctgagatgcgcagatagacagtaaagggaattccgaattccctttactgtctatctgcgcatctcagaatgacacaggacaatgggcgaactagattttttttttttccccagccacggcgcgccggaaatccggcgcaacgcgccggaacgctatcacccctgggaATAAgagttaggctacatccacatgacaacgagatttttttttttttttaaatatcgcgtccacatgggcaacggatcagtaaaatatcaggtacatatggcaacgcaacgcttgctgaaaacgatgcaatacacatgccacacctctacgtgcgctgtaagacggtcccatcggagacaccagaacaatagaagtagacgcatgcgcataaaccccttcttctgtagcatcagccacataaagttttgattattaatcagtagcgtaaaacgaaagacgcggacagaggaatgaatgggggtagatggaagccggtacgccaacattctgatatcctccagaattctttaatggtccgggataaattgaatgctacacgttgatggattactttgttcttctacgccctttttgaggaatgtattgtcggacttaaaccaacatctgaagaggtgagatcgctcttttttttttttcctatttttgctggcgggattgtttttggaaagcgcacgggcggtgcgcggttatggttatactcagtacttccgcagtgtttggactaaagactctgccctaagggctattctctcactcactcactctctcactttgcaccattacacaataaatattcacagtgaaaatattttgtaagcgcatttcatgaaccaagttataggatttgttgacaactcgcatcgagttcgttacacttctacccggcgtgaagcactgacagtcatgtggttgtgacctcatcgtaaacaaatccgttctactcatccagacgacttcgcaacagcgccgttgccagatttttccactctggaacccgttctcaaaagacttcgttttggggcacccaaaacgccggtgtcgtgtggacgccaggccgaaacgataaacaattttatcagattcacctgaatccgttgccgtgtggacagggcctaaatgtttgggaactaaggagaccaattgctgtagttttgaaagagaaatgttgtcccattcttgcctgatgtacgatttcatttgctcaacagttcggggtctccattGTAAAAGGTACATGGCCACATAATTATTTCTATTAAAGCATATCGGAATTTCAAGATGGAACTAAGACGAGTCTCTACTATTAAtggcacaaaaaataaataaaataataatataataagagCGAGGCATGCTGCATTTCtgaaaattgttcatttttaCACTGTTATTTCTGGGACACATTGTACAGGGTGATATGATTCTTTGAATTAATCAGAAAACTGATATGATAGTACCTGCaggcacaataataataataataataataataataaatacttgAAGTGGCGACTTCTTTAATTTCCCTCAAGACTTCCATCTCCATAAGTGGATGGTTGCAGATGTCCTTCCAGGTGCCACTGATTCCCTTCTGTTGAGCCAgagcagtcagtttcttttggttTGGTACAACGAAGCTGATCACATAGTTCTGGTCACTGGAGAGCAAAGAGAGAAGAGCAGCCTGTAAACTGCGGCTCTGCTATTGCAAACTGAACAGCTCGGGTTTTTCACATCGCTTAAGCAGATGTTTAGCTAACCCACCTGTTGGCGTATGCACAGATGTTGTCAATGAGGGAGCAGTTCTTCAGTGCTGACTCAACTTTGCCCAAAGACACATACTCTCCAGCTTGCAGTTTCACAAGGTCCTTCTTACGATCTAATTATTAGAGGTACAGAAATGATCATGGAAATGGtcaccagaaaagaaaagaggcTTCATTGAAAAATGCTAATAATCAATAGCGTTTAAAGACAGTTAACACTTGTCTAATGGGCTAGATATTAGCACTACCACCGTTACTAATGAGCAACCATTTGCATTTCTTGACAAATGAGCCTTTATCCTTTAGAAAGGCCAGTGTAGACACATACCCACAATCTGCAGACAGCCATCAGGGTGAATCTCTCCGATATCTCCAGTGCAGAACCAACGCTGTCCATTTTCATCCACAAAGAAATCCTCACTGGTTGCGTTTTCACACTTGTAGTAGCCCATGGTCACGTTTGGACCTCCAATTATAATTTCTCCTCGTGGATGAGGCTTGTCCAGCTTTGTATAGCCACCTGGGAGAGAGAGCACGAGGGGGGGGGGGAACGAAACAAAACCACATTTTACTTTCAGACTCTCAAGAACATTTTTGTCAGTTCTGAATTTTCCACACTCTCCAAAACCCATTGGAGGCTTCATCCACTGACCTTCTGCCCAATTTCGGACTTTAACTTCACAGCAAATAAGAGGAGCCCCGACTCTTCCTGTGCTGTAGTCCGTCACTGCAAGCCAAGAGAAACAAAGAAATTagattgattaaaaaaataaaccttTGGAGAAGAGCTGTCAGGCACATGGGTTACACCTTTCCTTAAGAAAGTACATTATTCTGAGGTGCAAGCACAGAGGGGAGCAAATCTTTCATTCAAACTGATCCTTAGCAGacattacacaactttcaaaATCTCAGAACTGCTGTACTGCTCACATGACATGACAGTTATCATTTGCTATCAgtgtagtgatgtgtacagtacaCAATGGTGAGATAtgaagcatgaaaaaaaaaaaaaaattgagcatGAGTGCTGTGTGTCATGTAACTCTGTCAATATGCAGCATGAGCAACTGGCTGTGGTGGTAGTTTCCGTACCATTTTGTAAAAAAACAAGAACAAGGAGAAATAAGAGGGGAAGTATTGGGGGAGGAGACGTACAGTAGGTGGCACGGATTATCTGTTATGCAAAAAGAGCAGGACATACAATGcaaataattctcatctcattatctctagccgctttatcctgttctacagggtcgcaggcaagctggagcctatcccagctgactatgggcgaaaggtggggtacaccctggacaagtcgccaggtcatcacaggagtgacacataggccctgtccacacggcaacagattcaggtgaatctgataaaattgtttatcgttttggcctggcgtccacacagcaccggcgttttgggggttccagagtggaaaaatctggcaacggagccgttgcgaagtcgtctggatgagtagaatggatttgtttacgatgacgtcacaaccacatgtgcttcacgccgggtagaagtgtaacgaactcgatgcgagttgtcaacaaatcctataacttggttcatgaaacgcgcttacaaaatattttcactgtgaatatttattgtgtaatggtgcaaagtgagagagagagagagaaaaatagcccttagggcagagtcaatcccgccagcaaaaatagggaaagaaAAGGAGCGAtcgcacctcttcagatgttggtttaagtccaacaatacattcctcaaaaagggcgtagaagaataaagtaatccatcaacgtgtagcattcaatttatcccggaccattaaagaattctggaggatctcagaatgttggcgtaccggcttccatctacccccgttcattcctctttccgcgtctccattcaaaaaacgagcacgtgatttaaagggactatatccataggatagggagtgagaaagtgtgtgcgcgtgtgacagtgacagggatagtcactgtgcgcatgcgcagttatgcgcatgcgtctacttctattgttctggtgtctccgatgggaccgtcttacagcgcacctagaggtgtggcatgtgtattgcatcgttttcagcaagcgttgtgttgccatatggacctgaaatttaactgatccgttgcccatgtggacgcgatatttaaaaaaaaaaaaaaaaaaaaatctcgttgccgttgtgtggatgtagccatagataaccattcacactcacattcacacctacggtcaatttagagtcaccagttaacctaacctgcatgtctttggactgtgggggaaaccggagcacccagagagcatgcaaactccacacaaaggccatagttggccacggggctcgaacccggaccctcttgctgtgaggcgacagcgctaactactacaccaccgtgctgcccgccagGAATCACGTTCGTTATTATTTTGGGCATTCCATTTAAACAACCATTTAAGGTATTTGGGTGGTGGGGGATGGGGTGAATTTCTAGATGCTCAAAAGTAGGCCGAGACAAGAAAATTGGTGCTAAAATTATGTATTATGAATTCAGCATAACGTTTAAAAAATCAATTCCCCCcagacattttgtttttcctcggaATGTACTACTCAAAACTGAGTCCAAGTTATGAAATATATAAAAAGAGACAACCCtgaatcagaaaaaagttgggaaagtATGGGGGGGGAGTGACTGTCAATATTTTCTCACCCTCAGAGATTGTGCCTGCTCCACAGGTCTCGGTGAGGCCGTAACCCTGACCCACAGGGCAGCAGAAACAGATGTTCATGAAGCGCTGTGTGGAACAGGAGAGAGGAGCTCCTCCTGACAGCATCATCCGCACATGCCCTCCCAACAGAGCCCTCACCTTCTTAaagagtctacacacacacacggacatgtATAGAATCACTATGAATTGGAATCAACATGGAGACATTTCCTACAGTGTCACACAAACATGTACGAGCTCTTACATATTGCAAAGGGGAGCATCATAGCCATTCTTGAGCTGCTCCAGCTTGTAGTTGTAGGCCAGATTGAACAAGGTCCTCTGCACAACGTTCATCTCCTGGACTTTGCTCATGACATTTTTCTTGATACGGTCCATTATTTCCTAGTAATGTAATGGATTACATTAACGACGATGACAAAAGTTAAACTGATGCAGTAATTACAAAATCTGGTAGGACTTACTGGTACAGCTGCCATCAGTGTCGGCTTTAGGACAGTGCAGTCGCCCTTGCTGCCCTTTTTAATTTTTGTAGactacagaaaagaaaaaaaagccatttttaaaatagttattttaTTACATCTTTTCTTCAAAGTAATTTTTTAATTGCAGGTTAAAGCCTAGTTCTTTATTTTGAGGCTGCGTTACCTGATCAGAGAGCGTCTGTGGGGAGGAGTAACCGATCCTGCAGCCGTAGGCTACGCATGAGATCTCTGCACTCATCTCCAGCACATGAGCCAGGGGCAAATAAGCTATGTACGTGTCCTTGGAGCTATCAAAACACAAAGTCATGTTCAAACTAAACCGTACTGACTTGGCAGAAGTACATACAAGGCTATATAGGGTACATTCTACTCACCCTAGGCCTGGGATCCTCTCACACTGGCCGGTCATGCCAGCAATGAGATTGCTATGGAAAATCATGACTCCTTTGGGTCGTCCTGTGGAGCCACTGGTGTACATGATGACAGCCATGTCTGACGGGACAGGTTTGACTATCTCCCTGTTCACTGCAACATAAAACCAGCATTGTTTgatttttgttttcttcttttccCCTCAGCATGACAGTAAGGGGGTGGATATAAACTAGCTTAAAGACAAATTACTACAAAACATGCAGCAAAGGGTCTTAAGATTAATTCAAGGAAATACAACAGCTATGTCAAATCATTTATCCTGAAATCTTGAGTGAAAGTGCATGACTTGTACAACTaatataaaattttatttaagtGCTTTTCATGTTAACGCTCACGATTAATCTGAAAACTTTAATGCGTTTGACCCCAACATCCTCCCATAATTCCAATGCGGACTCTTTATGCAGATACCACGACAACTGAGGCAATATCCCCTTGTGTGTTGAACAGCAAGTTGTGTTTTAAAAAGCTTCCAGATAGAAGTTTAGATAAAGCCAGAGCTGTTTACACATATTGCAGTCATGAGCTGTCTTTCCCACAAAGTACAAATCTGAAATACCATCTTCAGGCAAAGCACATCTTTGCAGATGTTAGCAGAGATACTAGCACCAAGACAGGATCTAACGTTAGCTATGTTCGTCAAACTGCATTACCAGAGTGCTGCTAGGGCAGGTCTATCAACAAAGTGACAAACAGCTAAATTAGCCAATGCAAAATCGTTAAAATGCCATACACTGTCAGCTCATCAACATTGTTGAAGGCCAGGGGCTTCAAGAAATTATCCAGATCCTCTCAGGCAATACATCATACAAGCCACCTTTGAGGGGAACGGTCACAAGAATTCATGAATTGTATGCCAGTGAAAAGACAAAAAGTGGAGCAGATGGCATGGTCTACATAAATTAAACTGACTGGAGATCACTGGACATCAATAACCAACCATAACTACCTTGGTATAAACAGTACACCTAATCAATAACAAGTAGCAACTACATGCGATTCCTTCAGGTGTGTTGAGAACAGATGAAAGGCATTTTACCGACGCTGAAGTTGCTATGGACTGGGATATAACAAACAAGGTCACCATCATAGGAACCGATAGTGCTCGAAATAGGGTTGCGGCTGCAAGGAACCTACCATTCGAGCATATGCCCCGTGTAGTGCACATTATACAGAGGATAGTGGGCATGTGCCATCCTTGactgccatgcaatggagtagtaaggtgtctccttccctccactaatcTGGGgtagtgccttgagcaagcactagcaacccctcgctttccctggtcagggttacagcTGGAGACTGGATTCGGCAGACTGCGCGGAGGAGACCACCTGCCTGGTGGTTCAACAGGCAGGAAGACCGTCCAGCAAAGCGTTTGTGGAGcacgatcagggcacagtgcaacacgtagaatactgttggccatccacCGCATCCCGAGctagctccagccatcttgattctgtcttgcccctggacccagttagttcgggacgagagagtgaggctgacagctgcgcaactctccctcgctctaatccaagtcacatgcaagtcctgacttcaaattcaagtcctgtggtgatAGGCAAGTGGCAAAGCAGCAGGtctggaaacactggaagctgtagtcatgaacctgcacacaggcagcccagggcatagggtcgctCCCTGCTGGAACGAAGCAGCAGCGTAGTTCGGCGGCCCCCTGgatgtctgagcagccctgtttaggatttgcTCTGCTCACCTCTATGgatgaaggggctagaaaaggtgacccaaaaacatagcctgcttcacctcaccctggtcAACACACTGTGGCTAGCGGGAATCTCACTCACCGGTtgaaatacaacaaaaagatagtgatggtactcaaccttggcacaTGGAAGGTCGAcatgtgggcataccttcaaagcccggattggcctcatcagtcacctcccgACCTTAgctgccacccaccaaattgaaatcATGGTCATCTTTGACAACCAAAGGACGAACATCATACATCAGGGCAATTACAGTGGCACTCCCTGACAGCGGGTTCGTCAGTGCTTTAGCCAAGTGCCGTAAACTAGTCAGACATTTCAAACATAGTCCAGCAAAGCTGTAACTTCAGCAAGCCTCTCATAGCCAAGAAGAGGAGTCACTCGTCCATGAAGTACCTATGCGCTGGAATTCAACTCTTCGAATGATAAAGCACATCTAAGACAAAGACCTGCTGATGGCAACGCTGGCACAGCAGAAGCACAACGTAGCCATGCGAACCTCAGCTGAATACAACAGGCTGGCAAAGTTGGAAGCACTGCTGAAGCCATGCATCGAAGGTGACTTTCCTCTCCAATTTTATTTTCTGACAAATACAATCAGATAGTCTCCTTGTTATTTTGTATTTTAGAAATAAttagctttttttcccccctagatGGGTGTTAATGAAAAGTATAGCCATTGATTCTGTGGGACTTGTGGCTGTAGGTATGTCACTGAGCTTCTGGGTGGTGATAAATGTTTCCTGCTCTGTTGTGCTGCCTGCACTCTGCCACCTCTTACATACAGTGGAGGTCTCACATGTTGACCCTACCTAACCTATGTAGTGCGCTTCAAGGCTGCATTCACAGAGAACCTCAATAGACAAGAGAAGAACATAAACCTATCATGACTAAAAATAGCAACAGCTCTAGATCCAAGATTCAGGTGCCTGCCCAGAGGAGAGAGGGAAGAGGTGTGGCAAAAGCTGAGTGAGATGCTGAAGAACAAAGGATTTGCATCACAGCCCTCCAGAGAGGAAATGGAACCAGGGCCACCAAAAAAGAAGATGGTCCTCCTACTGAGGAGGTCAGAGTCAGACTCTGATGATGAGGCACTGTCCATAGACCAGACTTTAGACAAGTATAGGGCACAGCCTAGTGTCAGCATAGAGGCATGTCCACTATGATGATGGTCAGCACATGCAGGTTTCCATGGTAAGCTGGCCCATATTGCACAAAGGTACTTTTCAATGCCTGCCTCAACAGTGCCAAATGAGAGACTGTGTTCCTTGGCAGGCCACATTGTGCAGAAGGGGTCAGCTCCATCATCTGAAAACGTCAAACTAGTCTGCCTGAGCAACCGCTTCATAAAGTCTACTTTTCTTCAGATTACGGAGTTGACACAGTCTTCTGCACAATGTGGCCTGCCATGTGAGAGGCAGTGTTCCTTAGCAGGCCACATTGTGCAGAAGATAACATCGGCTCTATTATCTGAAAACGTCAACAAACTAGTCTGCCTGAGCaactggttaagagaaaagtagaCTTTATGAAGCGGATGACTGGAGTCAAGTCACAAACGTAGTAATCTCGCTCCATTAAAAATAGGAACAGGGACTGTTCACTTTGTCTCTTCAAAAGATACCATGCATTCATTTGCGTTACTTTTCCAACAATTTACAGGCAAGATCTTTACATTCGCTTTGTAGCTGATGTTACTTTGTTCCTGCTATTGGTTCCCCCCCTGCAAATTAAGACAGACATTCTCATTTCAATTCCGAAATCATCAAAACTAAGATGAGATGCCCTAACAAAGTCTGGAATGTCATCCCAAATCCAATTCCAGTTTGGCTGAAATGGTGATAATTCTTTGTCTTGTATCATAGTGATCAAGAGTGTATGGAGAGAATTTGACTATGTGAGCAGTGATCACATAGATTTATAGAACCCTGAGTAAGCATTAGTAATTGAACGCCGAGAAGGAAAATACATTTCCAACATTTAAAATAAAGGTCACTGTTTGGGATCAGTTATCAGTGTTCTCGAAATATCGTCGGACACCGGTCATGACAGACGAAAAATTCAGTTGTCCTACGTAATTAACAAACGTCAGTCAACCTGACCGATAGCTATTGTAATTACTAATATAAACATCCAAATCTAAAACGTGCCTGAATttatccggggggggggggggggggaaacaaaaaaaaaacaaaaaacaaatatcgTATTTATCGCAACTTAATAAACAAAGTTCTAATACTCTATGCATCGATGTCCCTACGCGGTTTTGCATACCTTAAATACACATCAACGGTGCACAGAGTTCTCTCACAGCGACCTACTTAGTTCATTGAGAAGATACGTTATCGATCGATATGCTGTCCGAATGCATTCGCGCCATATTTGTTTACCTTGTCACTGTATGGATGGCTCCGATTGGTCTGTCTATTGAGGCCTCTCCCTTTATCCAATCAAAAGTCGCCTTACTACCTCCTTTGGTTGCTCGCTGTCAAAATGTCCATGCTGAATGCGGCCGGTAAAAGCATGCATTGGTTTTTTGGAAAAAATGCAAAATCGGACACCGTCAAACCGCAAGTTGCTTTCAAAAGGAAAACATCTGTCAATTCTGAAGAAGGGGGGAAGCAGCCATGTCATCGTTTTCAAGAGGCATGGCGAGTTAGGAGGCCTTGGCTTCGTTACGATTACGGTAAAAAGCTCATGTTTTGTGACTACTGATCGTGCTGTCAAGACTAGCAGGAACCAGCAGCAAGATGTTCACGTGTGTGAGATTGTTGATGTTGAAAATGAAGCTGTGGCTGGTTCTGATGGAGATGTTGAAGAACCTGTTCCTCAGATGGACAAGTGTTATGAGCAGGATTCTGATCTTGACGCAGGCTATGAGAGCTTTGATGAGCAGGATGAGGAAACTAACAACCGTCTGCTTGAGAAATTCAGAAATGAGCTTTGATGTGTTCAATGATAAACTGATACAAAAAATATCAGTAACAGATCGTTTCAATGTGCTGGAAAGGACATTGTCGAATAGGACATTGTGGAATAAATAATAGTCCTTGATTTTCTTGCTTGTTTTCATTCATTTCACACAAAGCTAAAATTGTCTGACAAGGTCTGAAAATGTCTGACATAGATCTGCCTAACGTCAGACAATATGACTGATGTTAAGGAAAGTTTTTCGggaacactgactacgtttacatgcacatccaaatcgagcaactggacttgcttgaaaagtcttgaagacgtttcgcctctcgtccgaaaggcatcatcagttctgtctgtctaatagggagtatcaagtatttatcctctcatggatcataatagaatccaaatccaaatgatttggattctattatgatccatgagaggataaatacttgatactccctattagacagacagaactgatgatgcctttcggacgagaggcgaaacgtcttcaagacttttcaagcaagtccagttgctctcttctaccaaccacagattactatgtacctggatgactgagtatcttcacagatatccaaatcgagctgctgtcggtaatcgagctgaaggtcccagcagggtgccagagaaatccaatcgtacatgcacacaatgaaatcgggctattgtgtgaggtgcattgtgcacccgagccacaggtggcgcaacacgccccattgtgttggtacactttcggttgtcgtcatgaagaagagctattcaagagtgtaaacaaagttatcagttccgtgttctccattgcgcgtttttctcccgtccatgaattttaatatattcaactccttaagctgaatgagcatgaactctgtctcctcattgctccagaagtgcacgtttctgcttgcctgtggcagtgggggcgtggtcaagcaccggtctgtgacaggagggcggagccagggaaggtgagtggcagaattaacctgtgtgtgtcttcccagtaaccgcgccctatttaaggaggcagagggagagcagaggggaaagctcatcccgggactagaacacagcgcgcgcgcgcgtgcgtgtgtgtttttctctcaagaataaaagtaggctgttaaactgaaaagtctgacaataaaaagtctattagtaccagaagctttgtcctgccgtcctctgtgctccacccacacttcagagagctctacatcgccattttctcttcttcgtttattcctcctgacctcttctgctgctcgctactactgttgtcatgccgaccgaggctgttgtgtttcccgcttgtggtctcgtcactcgtcacttccggaactagctcgacaactagctcgatagggtatacatgcacaaagtagctcggcagaaatcgcataaactaggtcgtgtagctcgattccgagaaatcaagttcggttcaatttcagccaaattaaggtatatacatggcattttgaacttcgatttcagtcgagcaacggcagaaattcgattctctccatgtgcatgtaaacgtagtgactgcgtTATATTAACCTTATGAATTGGACTCGGATTTTTACTTTATAAAATGAACACACGTTTAACCTATTTTTGCCAGCAGAGACTTTTTCCTCAGACAACACACTAGACCGCTGATCTGAAGCGACTTCCTCTCCTGTGGATAGATTTTTCTTCTTCCATGTCCGAGAGAAATGAAGTAAGACACTGTATAATTAGTGTTTCCATGGTTATAGCAGCAAAGATTCTCATTGATGGATCATGGGTAATGTAATACCGCACACCAGCATTTTGGTGAATAaatatttaccaaaaaaaaaaaaaaaccccacacaacaCATGGCATTTAAACAGTATATTTACTAAGAGAGCACGAGGGTAGCTGAGCACACAGTGTTTGCGTGTATGGTCATTCGAAATGAACACAGCATGCCGTGACTTGCACAAACACAAAGGAATGAGTGAGCACAGTGCACTTCATTTCTGCAAGCATCGAGACACATGCTCTCACCAGAGTCTACACTTTCCTCCTCAGCAAAAGTGCAATTCATGGTTAGTCGTTTCAGTATCggtgccatggtctaatggtaagagaagcagcttcgaggccaaaaggttgccagttcgatttcctggactagcaggaatggctgcagtgcccttgagcaaggcacctaaccccctactgctccccaggctgctctgggtgtgttgtacgtcactctggataaaagcgtctactaaatgcctgtaatgccaTGTAATTGGTATCTACAAGTAACAAAATGATGCATCCCTAGCTAAGATGTTACTACCCTCCATAAAAAGTGTGATCTGAGACTATAGCGCTTGATTTGCAATACGGCAAAAAAGTATCACGCACAGAGATTaacgtttttttaaataaaaaacaccGACATGTCTGAGAACATGATGCGAGATTTGATGCATCAAATCTATACTTAAAGTAGCTGCTTTATTGCCCAAATTGCACTTACAGTTTTCGGGCTTTGCTCCCAGCTCCTTTACAGACTGCATGCTGTGAATCTGAATGCTCTCTGGATAGCCTGCAGTACTGAGGCTCTTGTTGTCCACGTAAATAATGTGCCTCAGGTTGGGAATTTGAGGCAGGACACCctacataataataaaacatCATATAGCATGTTTTGCTGTACTGTAAATATAAAAAGGGTTAACATCACATCAAGACATCATCCAGAACTaatttgtgcaaaaaaaaaaaaaaaggagttgtGTATGTGGAATATCTGTGCACGAGACAGTAATCAGACAGACAAGAGAATAATTCACCTTTAACTTGGTTTCCAGAAGCTCCATACTAGTGACCAAGTGAGTCACACCACACTCATTTAGTCCAAAGGCCACAGCGTCTTCTCCAAGAGTGGCGTAAAACGTGACCACTGTAACAAAGCATGATCAGGATGTTAATCATTTTTGAATAAATAAAGTGCAGTGTTCCAAACAAAGACAGTTCAGTCAGTAACAGGACTGTCTTCCTCTTTCTGGCCATTACTtgcactgtatttttttttactcaCGTCAACATTTATTGCAAACTTTTCAGGAGAGAGAACAAACTTGCTCCTTACATGGGAAATTGCGTCTGAAGCAGGCCTGAGCTGTGATCATCCACTCAGCACGTGTCTCACAGAATATAGCAATGGTGTTTTTTGGTTGCTGGCCCAGTGCTGCCAAGCCACTGCCCAAGAGAGTCACTTCAACATCCATCTCCTGATATGTCATCCATTTGTAATCCCCCAAGATCAGCTagaagtttaaaaaacaa
The Neoarius graeffei isolate fNeoGra1 chromosome 8, fNeoGra1.pri, whole genome shotgun sequence genome window above contains:
- the acsl4a gene encoding long-chain-fatty-acid--CoA ligase 4, whose protein sequence is MKMDLSNILLLPVHMLVWVYSVVSFVPWYFLTGAQEKKAKAKRIKAKSIKGQIEGPYRSVDHFDSLALMDFDEKDTLDKLFDRAVQRFNKLHCLGVRTVLSEENETQPGGKVFKKLILGDYKWMTYQEMDVEVTLLGSGLAALGQQPKNTIAIFCETRAEWMITAQACFRRNFPLVTFYATLGEDAVAFGLNECGVTHLVTSMELLETKLKGVLPQIPNLRHIIYVDNKSLSTAGYPESIQIHSMQSVKELGAKPENLNREIVKPVPSDMAVIMYTSGSTGRPKGVMIFHSNLIAGMTGQCERIPGLGSKDTYIAYLPLAHVLEMSAEISCVAYGCRIGYSSPQTLSDQSTKIKKGSKGDCTVLKPTLMAAVPEIMDRIKKNVMSKVQEMNVVQRTLFNLAYNYKLEQLKNGYDAPLCNILFKKVRALLGGHVRMMLSGGAPLSCSTQRFMNICFCCPVGQGYGLTETCGAGTISEVTDYSTGRVGAPLICCEVKVRNWAEGGYTKLDKPHPRGEIIIGGPNVTMGYYKCENATSEDFFVDENGQRWFCTGDIGEIHPDGCLQIVDRKKDLVKLQAGEYVSLGKVESALKNCSLIDNICAYANSDQNYVISFVVPNQKKLTALAQQKGISGTWKDICNHPLMEMEVLREIKEVATSIKLQRFEIPVKVHLSPEPWTPETGLVTDAFKLKRKELKNHFLHDIERMYGRK